Within the Thermococcus sp. CX2 genome, the region AAATCGTATATTTCAACGAAATTACCAATAGGGAATGTAGTTTCGAGATATGTTGAACATAGGGGAGCTATGCATACAATTGAAGCGGGAGTAGTTGTTTCTTTGATAGTCGGGGGGATTTTAGGGTACATTGTCGAAAATTACGTCGCAATTCTTTGGTTCTTTGTGGGGTATATGTCTCACCTTTTTGCAGATAGTTTAACAGTATCGGGCATAACTTGGTCTAAGTTTAAAGGTAAGCCCCATGTAAGATGGAAAGTCAGAACTGGAACGATCTCTGAAGGATTCGTTTTTCTCCCTACTCTTTTTATTGTAATAATCCTGTTCTTTTATCTATCTAATCCTGAAGTAAAAAACGACCTCTTGGGCTTAATCATTGCTACATCAATCTTAACCTATGCGTTAAGCGCCAAAAAAGCAAAACGGCTTTTCAGGAATCAAACAGTAGTGGCAAAGAGGTCAAAGAAAAGGAGATGATCTCTTGAAGGATCCTATTTTTGATTGGTTTGTATTTACTTTTTGTTCAAAGAAAGGGTTAAATATTTAAATTTCGAACTTTGTGTGTAAGCGAGTGCACAGCAAAATCCAATGAGTTAAAGGGGATTTCAGTTTAACAGGAGCCTTTGATTTTAAGTCCCTGTTCTTCCTGACGCCCAACGGGCGTCATACTATGAGGGACTCCTTGAGAATTAGCTTGTTTTGGATGAAATCCAACGCAAAACGCCCCTTTACAATAATGCACCATCAGAAAATCAGCAATGTTAGAAGCAGTCAAACTCTTTCCGCCAGCGCTTTGCGAAGCAAAGGGCTGTTATGGTGGGCCCGCGGGGATTCGAACCCCGGACCTCCACCTTGTAAGGGTGGCGTCATAACCATCTAGACCACGGGCCCGCCCAGAGTAAGGAAAAGGGGGAAGGTTATAAAATTTTCGAAGCTACTTCTCAACTCCCCTCCTGACCTTCACGGCCAGACCGCTCTGGAAGAGCTTGAGCTCCCTTCCGTTCAGCAGTGTCTGCCCTGTTGCCAGGAGCTCATCGTTTTTGTTCACAACCAGAACTTCGTCATAGGGCCTTATGTTCTCGTCGGCATCAATCACGAACTTCGCGAAGACGTTCTTGCCCTTCCTTGCAAATGGCTCGGCATCCTCGCTGACGACAACCCTCATCCTCGGAAACGGCAGGATTTCATGAAGCCTCTTCGCCCCCTCAATACCGAGCGTTAAAAGCCCATCCTCGGCCCTGAAGGTTGCGAGGTGCTTGCCCTTTGCCTTTATCTGCCTTGGCATCCCCGTCTTTCTCGACAGCTCGACGAAGGCGTCCTTAAAGGCCTCCCCAGCACCCTCTCCGAACTGGTACTCGGCTACGGCCATAACGTAGTTCCTGACCTCACTCTTCCCTGGTTTCTCTATCGTAAAGTCCTCCTCGCCCTCGCTCTGAGCGAAGGGGTAGCTGAGGCTTAAATACTTGGGAATCTCCCCGAATATCGGATGGTTGATTGTTTCAGGGAACTTCGCCTTAACGCGCTCTGCCCTTGCTTTGGCCCTCTGGACTATCGGCCACTTCAAAGATTCTTCGCTCACCTTGAAGAAGGCGCTTGCCTTGGTTATCGGCTCGTTCTGCTCTAAGTAATCTTGGTATTCGAGCAGTCTCCTGTAGGCCGCGTAGAGCTTCGGGTGTGAGCGGGCGCGCTCATCAACTAACCTCCAGAGTTCGCCCTCCTTGATGGCCTGCTTCACGCGGTTGAGCTCCTCCCGGATTACCCAGAGGTTGTGCAAAGCCAGAAGCCTCGTG harbors:
- a CDS encoding metal-dependent hydrolase yields the protein MMWYTHAVFGALFYLVFAFVGKILGVMEFNEVFVAVAAFGALFPDIDHPKSYISTKLPIGNVVSRYVEHRGAMHTIEAGVVVSLIVGGILGYIVENYVAILWFFVGYMSHLFADSLTVSGITWSKFKGKPHVRWKVRTGTISEGFVFLPTLFIVIILFFYLSNPEVKNDLLGLIIATSILTYALSAKKAKRLFRNQTVVAKRSKKRR